The Stenotrophomonas indicatrix DNA segment GAACTCCAGCAGCAGCGGCAGGTAGTCCGGCAGTTCGCGTGCATCCAGCTCGAAGCCGTGCTTGCGGTAGGTTTCCACCAGATCGACCATGGCCTGGCCACGGTCACGCGATTCGCCGTGGATGTGTTCGAACAGCAGCAGGCTCATCGAACGGCCGCGGTCGAAGGTTGCCAGCCACGCGGCCTGCGCATCCAACGGATCGCTGTCCAGCAGCTGCTGCACGAAGCCGCGCAGCTGCCTGCGCCGCGTCGGCGTCAGTGCCACCTCGTCACAGGCCGCCAGCAGTTCCTCGCCGTGCTGCCACAGTTCCTCGCGGGGGTAATCCAGCAGCACCCCCACCAGCTTCAGAACGCTCATCAGACCACCTCCTTGCGGCGGTGGTTGGGCCCGTTGTTCACCACGAAGCTGGTGCTCTTGCGCTGGCCGAACAGGTCGGCCGGGCTGTCGCCGTTGCAGTCGTTGCCGAAGGTGAAGCCGCAGCCGCCGCGTT contains these protein-coding regions:
- the narJ gene encoding nitrate reductase molybdenum cofactor assembly chaperone — translated: MSVLKLVGVLLDYPREELWQHGEELLAACDEVALTPTRRRQLRGFVQQLLDSDPLDAQAAWLATFDRGRSMSLLLFEHIHGESRDRGQAMVDLVETYRKHGFELDARELPDYLPLLLEFLAHQSESEAREWLHHIGHIAGMLAARAAERELPHVPLLEILVEAGDGKVNLEVLRQRASEEPRDDTAEAMDRLWEEEAVRFGAEAPSEDCKPPTRSPARPVHREVQP